A genomic stretch from Neomonachus schauinslandi chromosome 16, ASM220157v2, whole genome shotgun sequence includes:
- the LOC110572898 gene encoding nucleolar protein of 40 kDa-like, with product MLSETHMSSCRMEKPSEIDVRDKVWVKLIGQAMKNDRIKVSLSMKVINQGTKKDLDPNNVIAEQEEKWSFQDYTGQITLEAVLNTTCKKCGYKGHFAKDYFMQPGGTKYSLIPYEEEGKEEAKSAEFEKPNPMRNSSRKRKKKKKHRDRKSSDPDSLDYENDTGKRAR from the exons ATGCTGTCAGAAACTCACATGTCATCCTGTCGCATGGAAAAGCCCTCTGAAATAGATGTCAGAGACAAAGTGTGGGTGAAGCTTATTGGCCAAGCGATGAAAAATGATAGGATAAAAGTATCCCTCTCCATGAAAGTCATCAACCAAGGGACTAAGAAAGACCTCGACCCCAACAATGTTATCGCTGAGCAAGAAGAGAA GTGGTCCTTCCAGGATTACACTGGACAGATCACCCTTGAGGCTGTCCTGAACACTACCTGCAAGAAGTGTGGCTATAAAGGCCACTTTGCAAAGGATTATTTTATGCAACCAGGAGGCACCAAATATTCTCTGATACCTTatgaggaagaggggaaggaggaggcaaaGTCAGCAGAGTTTGAGAAGCCCAACCCCATGAGGAATtcttctagaaaaagaaagaagaaaaagaaacatagagACAGGAAGTCATCTGACCCTGACAGCTTGGACTATGAGAATGACACAGGCAAGAGGGCAAGATAA